A genome region from Lonchura striata isolate bLonStr1 chromosome 36, bLonStr1.mat, whole genome shotgun sequence includes the following:
- the LOC144247941 gene encoding olfactory receptor 14J1-like, whose product MSNSSSISHFLLLALADTRQLQLLHFCLFLGISLAALLGNGLIISAVACGHHLHTPMFFFLLNLALSDLGSICTTVPKAMHNSLWGTRNISYTGCASQLFFFMFFISAEFYLLTIMCYDRYVSICKPLHYGTLLGSRACAHMAAAAWAGAFLTALLHTANTFSLPLCHGNALSQFFCEIPQILKLSCIHSKVRALSLLALSACVGLGCFVFIVFSYVQIFRAVLRIPSEQGRHKAFSTCLPHLAVVSLFVSTSIFAHLKPPSISSRSLDLALSVLYSVVPPALNPLIYSLRNQELKAAVWKLMTGCFQEH is encoded by the coding sequence atgtccaacagcagctccatcagccacttcctcctgctggcactggcagacacgcggcagctgcagctcctgcacttctgcctcttcctgggcatctccctggctgccctcctgggcaacggcctcatcatcagcgccgtagcctgcggccaccacctgcacacgcccatgttcttcttcctgctcaacctggccctcagcgacctgggctccatctgcaccactgtccccaaagccatgcacaattccctctggggcACGAGGAACATCTCATACACAGGATGTGCttcacagctctttttcttcatgttcttcatctcagcagagttctacctcctgaccatcatgtgctacgaccgctacgtgtccatctgcaaacccctgcactacgggaccctcctgggcagcagagcttgtgcccacatggcagcagctgcctgggccggTGCCTttctcactgctctgctgcacacagccaatacattttccctgcccctgtgccatggcaatgccctgagccagttcttctgtgaaatcccacagatcctcaagctttCATGTATACATTCCAAAGTCAGGGCCCTTTCGCTTCTTGCTCTAAGTGCCTGTGTAGGacttggttgttttgtgttcattgttttctcctatgtgcagatcttcagggccgtgctgaggatcccttctgagcagggacggcacaaagccttttccacctgcctccctcacctggccgtggtctcccTGTTTGTCAGCACGTCCATATTTGCTCATctgaagcccccctccatctcctcccgatccctggatctggccctgtcagtcctgtactcggtggtgcctccagccctgaaccccctcatctacagcctgaggaaccaggagctcaaggctgcagtgtggaaactgatgactggatgctttcaggaacattaa